The genomic stretch GAAAACTTTCCAGTCAAGACCTGATGGTTGAACATTGTGAGAAAATATTGTAATCATCAATTACAAAACATAAAGtaagcaaataataataataaaaacattttattaatcattaccATCAGCACCAAGAGCACCAAGAGTTGCCAGTCTGCCAGCAATTAGTCCATTTCCAAGGTAACtgcaaatgaaaaaaagagtaaaaatgATGATGGCACATTGTTGCATATTGTTGGTCTTTGTCTGAAAAGGGACAAATAACTGTTGATTCATCAAGTTATCTGACCTGTGAGTATACAGTGCGTAAGTGCTGTTGAACATATTGATTTTGGCAATGTAGTCTGGAGGAGCAGTCAGCACAGTTTTCTGCGAAAGAGAATAGTGTCAATGTAAGACAGTGTCAGTGTAAGAAACTACTGAAACATACTAGCCAGTATGTCAACTTTTGTTTTATCATTATACCTTTAACTTAGGAAGGAAAGTAATCTGAGTTGAACCGCCACCCAAATCCAGGATCCCAACAGTTTTCCTTGTTTTAGCATACAAATGACCTGCAATACAAAAGTATAATATCAGTATTAATACCAGTCATTCAAATCCATGAAAAACATGTAAAAGTATATTGAAAGTTATTGATTCTTAGGGTTTTTTAGCAATACTTTACCTGTAAGAAAGTTTACTGTAACCCATGCCAAGACCCCTGTAAGAGTGAGAATTCATGCTGTTGAGATGCAGAATTTGAATACTAAATATTAAGTTTCAACTCTAAATAATATGGTAAACACCAGTCACCACATTTAACATTTGAAACCTTTTGATAACTCTGACACCTGCAAATGGATTTTGACATAttcaatatatacagtactgcaTGTTTTATCATTAAGGTGTAGACAAATGTCTTCATAGAAAGTATACATCTTATATTGGGGCCATCAAAGACCAGCCCAGGTAATTAAACATGTCTGAGATGTGAAATTAGTCACACCTCATAAAACCACAGGACAAGTACGTGAATGTCTGAGTTTGCATGAAACGAATGtcaacttaaattaaaaaatgtggaGGATTATTTTATATTGAGCGTAGGAGGCTTCCAGACAAGGTTTAATCCAGACAGCTATATTAAATGCTCAAGTCACTATCACAATAACAGACACAGCAAAGCTGGGGTAAAAGGGATGTTTCAAAATCTGTGCATTGCATCATGGGTTTAATTATCTTGGATAGGTTAAAGAGAGAAAAATTATAGTACCTTCATTAGTGCCATTCATTATGGTGACACTGTTGTTTGGCACAAAGAAAGGGGAGTCATCAAAAATTTCTTTGACCTATGGACACAAACCAGAGTTTACATGTATTAACCATCATGTACAATTTCAGCTCTACGATGTAATGAAATATAAGAGTTCATGACTCATGTGTTCCTTTGTAATGTACACCATAAAAAAGAAATGAACCATTTGGTTGTTACAACATAAAAATTCAAGCCGGCTCTTTTTATCTGGAGTCAACGGGAAGTGCACTGAATCAATCTTGGGCAAAATTGTCTGAAACTGGGCAAGCTAGAAACCACAAGTGTGGCTGGTGTGGTGGAGTTGAATATGATAATTCAAAAGGCATTTGGGTCCCTTCAACTCCAGACAGCCTCAGAACAGCTGCTTTTGCACAGTATTGGTTTCTCTTCTCTCTTACGTTTcctgtctttctttttctctgtctCGCACACAACGTGGTTTGCATCCCTTTGGGATGGTTGGTTTCTCTACCAAATTGTCTGAGAAATAGAGAAAGCCTTACCTCATCCAACAGGGCTTTGGCTTTTTCTTGAGGTAGCAGGCGCAAGCCGGCAGTGGCTTTCAAAACCACAGGTGTCTGTATCCATTGCTCTTTCGGAATCGTCTTCTTTGCCACCTTTAGCAGCTGCCTAATGGTTTCTCCACCCTAGCATATGAAAAATATGTACATATTATTGCAAATGCGCCACAGTTCCTCAAAGTGTTCTCAAAGGAACCATCCTATCCCTGTCCTGTAACAATAGTATTATCTATAAACACGATGAAGGCATCTTTTTTCTCAACCAGCAACAAGATCTTTCAATGGAGAGCAGAATTATTAACCATTTCACTGTCCTCAGCTCATGGCTACATAGTTGAGGATGGGAAGAAAACCCATCAGTGGAATACCATCTACAAACTTTAAAAGCacataagcaaaaaaaaaaaaaaaaaaaacgtaaattacTGTCTGGTCAGAAATTAAGTAAAGAATCATTGCACAGTCTATAATTCCATAGTGCTGAGTGCAGAATTTTTCATGTTATCTTCAGTGGAAAAATcaaaaaaagggaaaatataTGCTTTCTCCATTTACACTGCACAGACGAGACTGGAAAAGTCAAAGCCATTAGAATGTAATAGAAATAACATGTTCCCTGATGTTATAAGAAAGTTAGTGGCTTACCACATCAGGCATATCCGCATACGCTGACAGTCCAGGCTTCACGGCATGGTACATCTCATTGTCAAGCACTGGAAGCTCCACTGTGGgacacagagacagacagaaatgtcagagggGACAATTGAAGACGTATGCTATTAGAAGGTGCACATTAGCAATGGACTGCGGGCAACTTGACTCCATCTCTTAAAAGGTTATTGTGCATGAACAGAGACATTTGGTTATTGTATGTTTACCACAAATGGCGACCACCAAGATTTTTCCAGACAGGCAAATTAAGAGTTTCTCAAGGCTCAGAGTTTACCTCATCAGAAGTGATGCCATGTCTCCATTTGACGTGTATTTTAGGGAACCGATTACTGCATTATCAGCTCAAACACATAATCTTTAACATATTGCTCAGGGTTGCAATTTATTAAATGAAACTGCAGCTGCTTATTACCCAGCTGCTTATTTCTCCATCCCTCTTTCCTCTTCCCACCCCTGTGTTTCTGTTTGCCTTCACACCATGCAGCGAATGAACCACGGCAAACACAGACACAGTAAGCAGACGTGCTATGAGCCACAGGCTCCTGAGAGGGATGCAGTTAGAAAGAaatcaagagagagagagaggcgaaGAGGGCAGCCGTTCACAGAGTGTGCAAGGCGGGACTCTTCAAGATCATTCTGAGTTCATGGGCTAAACTACACCGAAGCATGGATGTGAGTCAGGACCATCAGAGCAACACATCTGGAGAGGAAAGTATTGAAATTCTAGCTACAAGAGGAGCAAGTAAGTAACCCGGGGATCTGCAGAGCTCATTTAGTGTGCAAAAATGGGATATGGAGAAAGGACATGGAGAGACTTACCTGGGTCTTTTTGAATGAACCTGTAAATGTGGATACGGGTGCCGGTGCTGCCAGCATCAAACATGATCCCATAAAAGGTGCGACTGAAGTTGACCGGGCGAGGGGCCACTGCTTCTGTCACCACTGCTTCTTTCACCACAGGTACCTCTGGAGGAAGCTGATTGTCCATGTTGGCATGGTGATTGAACGCACGGTAGCGGTTGTACATATGGTGGTTCAAATATGTTGCCTCTGCCAGAAAGTACCCGGCAAAAAGCCACATGGACGCCACCGTCAAGAGCAACATCTGCTGAGACATGGTTTCTTTCTCCCACGCCGACACTACAAACAGCTGAAGGCTTGACTGGCGGTTTCTCGAAAAGTGACTCAAGAGTTTTTATGGAGGAGGATGTGTTTGCTGTTTTTGCCCGGTCTTGTTGAAAGTCTTGAGGGTGTACAGATGCAGCGAATGTCTACAGAAAAGATGAAGAAGGGAAGAAAGAGAAGATGGAGAGAGCCAGAAAGAGAGGGTGAACACAGAGACACACTCGGGACTGGTCGGTCATCTGTTTACAGTATATAAAGACATAAGTGCTTGGCAGGGGGCCATGCCAAACAACGCCATCCACCAATCCTGAGGCTCTTCATAGCAAGCCCTCTGAAATCCATCCTCCACCATCCCCTCCCCTTACTTATAAAAATGGACATGGAATACCTGCTAAAGAGTGCCATTTCTTTCTCGTCAATTACATGCAAGGCGTTCAAATTGGCAATACCCTCTCATACCCTCCCCCATCA from Megalobrama amblycephala isolate DHTTF-2021 linkage group LG5, ASM1881202v1, whole genome shotgun sequence encodes the following:
- the entpd5a gene encoding ectonucleoside triphosphate diphosphohydrolase 5, with the translated sequence MSQQMLLLTVASMWLFAGYFLAEATYLNHHMYNRYRAFNHHANMDNQLPPEVPVVKEAVVTEAVAPRPVNFSRTFYGIMFDAGSTGTRIHIYRFIQKDPVELPVLDNEMYHAVKPGLSAYADMPDVGGETIRQLLKVAKKTIPKEQWIQTPVVLKATAGLRLLPQEKAKALLDEVKEIFDDSPFFVPNNSVTIMNGTNEGVLAWVTVNFLTGHLYAKTRKTVGILDLGGGSTQITFLPKLKKTVLTAPPDYIAKINMFNSTYALYTHSYLGNGLIAGRLATLGALGADGLDWKVFRSSCLPKKFREDWSFGGLTYKVSGTPDGYAGYKLCYQEVMRVVKGIVHQPFEVKGSSIFYAFSYYFDRAVESGLIDGSRGGTVEVRDFKKRAKEVCNKMTKYRPISPFLCMDMTYITCLLKEGFGFKDSTVLQLTKKVNNVETSWALGAIFDHFHNLNIH